The Urbifossiella limnaea genome has a window encoding:
- a CDS encoding FeoA family protein, with amino-acid sequence MPTLADLRPGQSATVVSLAGDPALVQRLYELGLFEGEPVEVLALAPLGDPVEVRVGNSRLSLRKAEAANVTVTAS; translated from the coding sequence ATGCCCACCCTCGCCGACCTCCGCCCCGGCCAGTCCGCCACCGTCGTGTCCCTCGCCGGCGACCCCGCCCTCGTCCAGCGGCTGTACGAACTCGGCCTGTTCGAGGGCGAGCCGGTCGAGGTGCTGGCCCTCGCCCCACTCGGCGACCCGGTCGAGGTGCGCGTCGGCAACAGCCGGCTGTCGCTCCGCAAGGCCGAGGCCGCGAACGTCACCGTGACCGCGTCCTAG